The stretch of DNA CAAAGGAGGGGCTTTCCCTCGATCCCGGTGCAGCTGCAATTCTTGCTCGCAGGAGCGACGGTTCCTTACGTGATGGACTCTCGCTACTTGATCAGATGATTGCTTTTTCAGGCGGCGAAGTCACCGAGTCTGATGTCATTACAGCGCTCGGATTAATCCGCAGGGAGCGATTCTTTGAAGTGACCCGGATGATTCGTGAACACGATTTGGTAAATTCCTTTTCTTTTGTTTCCGAATTGATGGATACCGGAGCAGACCTCTTCGACTTTGTCCGTGGGTTGTTGGAACACTATCTCGTATTACTACGCGTGAATGTAATTGGAAATGCCAGTTCCTTCGCTCTGACACCGGAAGAACGCATCCGCTACGAACAGGAAGCCCCCCTCTTCGATGAAGGGGATTTATTGCGGATGCTGAAAATGACCGCCGATTCGGAACTAACGATGCGCGGCAGTTACAATCCCCGTTTGCGGGTCGAACTGTTGTTGCAACGCCTCATCCGCTTAGACCGTACCATCGACTTAGCGAAATTCATAACTGCCATCGAAACGGCCGCAGCAAACCCCTCATCCGAACCGGCGCAAAAAAAAACGCTAACGAATCCAACACCACCAACTAATACTCCTGTTGCCATACGCACTGCTCCGCGTATTCAATCGGAGACACCCGATGCCCGGATCGCATCGGCGGGAACGCTGGAAGAGCGATTGGCTGCGCTAATTGCGGAGTACCCGGCATTACAGGAACTCAAAGACAAATTCGGTCTGATTGCAATCCCCGATTAAAACCGTACGTTGGACATTTTTGTCCAACGGGCGTTTCCCAATGGCTGACTAAGGTTATGTTTGTTAAGTAAGGAAGTCCGAATGAATTTTCCCTTTGGCGGTGGTATCAACCCGTTTGATATGATGCAGCAAGCTTCGCAACTTAAAACGAAGCTCGCTGAAATGAAGACGAATCTACAAAAGATAGAATTGACGGAAAGCGCGGCTGATGGAAAAATCGTTGTGGTCTCGACTGGCGATGGTACGATAAAATCGATAACCATCGATCCCGATTACTACGCAGCTACCGATTCCAAGCTTGTTATGGATGAATTGCAATCTGTTGTAAACC from bacterium encodes:
- a CDS encoding YbaB/EbfC family nucleoid-associated protein, with protein sequence MNFPFGGGINPFDMMQQASQLKTKLAEMKTNLQKIELTESAADGKIVVVSTGDGTIKSITIDPDYYAATDSKLVMDELQSVVNRILTRAKQESLTHLKEAAGPFASMLGSLGVDI
- the dnaX gene encoding DNA polymerase III subunit gamma/tau, coding for MSYIVLARRYRPQRFDEVIGQNHVTGTLTRALNQGRIAHAYLFGGPRGVGKTTVARILAKAVNCAVGDTAEPCGVCDSCVQITEGRSLDVLEIDAASNRGVEDVRNLRENIRFAPSVGRRRVVIVDEVHMFTKEAFNAFLKTLEEPPEHAVFILATTDVHQVPPTVLSRCQRFEFRRLDAAEVAHHLTDLASKEGLSLDPGAAAILARRSDGSLRDGLSLLDQMIAFSGGEVTESDVITALGLIRRERFFEVTRMIREHDLVNSFSFVSELMDTGADLFDFVRGLLEHYLVLLRVNVIGNASSFALTPEERIRYEQEAPLFDEGDLLRMLKMTADSELTMRGSYNPRLRVELLLQRLIRLDRTIDLAKFITAIETAAANPSSEPAQKKTLTNPTPPTNTPVAIRTAPRIQSETPDARIASAGTLEERLAALIAEYPALQELKDKFGLIAIPD